The following is a genomic window from Bacillus sp. V2I10.
TCGCTTTGATTCCATTGTAATAACGTTATGTTCGGGTGTAACCCAAGTTTTCGTCTTGACTTCATTTAGGGCTGTATCAGGCTGAAGATACAAATCAAGAATCAGACGGCCGCCTGCAGCCAGGTGATCGTAAAAATTCTTAAGCGCCAAAATGGATTGCTTTCTGTCTTCAATCAGCAAAAACGTCCCCGCTGGAATGATAATCGCCTCAAAGGTGCGGGGGAGTTTCATTTCGCTCATTCCCATTTCCTTCAGGACTGGAGACAGCCCCCTCTCCTCGCAGCGCTTTCTGCATGACTCGAGCATGTCTGGCGATTGATCGATTCCTTCTATTTTCAGCCCATCCTGAAGCAAAGGAATATAGATTCTTCCTGACCCGGCACCCGGCTCTAAAATACGTCCTTTTACGTCACTAAGACGCTCACGGTAATATTCGATGTCTCCAAATGAATGGCCGACCGGCTTATCGATATCATAAACTTCCGTTGCAAGCTTGCTGTAGCTGCTGAACATGTAACCAGCCTCCCCGGTAGAATTATGTTATTATTTATAGCCTTAATCCTGTGCCTCATACATCAGAAATGCGGAATCGCCCGTTAAGCTACGGAAGACAGAAAAGTCCGGGTTTTTGCCGGATTTGTTCTGGCCGAGGAGTTTGGCGATAGTGCTGGACCTCAATGCGAAAAATTACTGTCTTATCTTATCCAATCAAACGTTTGTTTAACTCTTAAATCTTTTTTGTGCGCGGATCATTGCGCTTTACAAGATAGTAGCCGATACCTGCAAGCGCCATAATAATGACAATCGGAATAATATATGGCTCAGCAGCATATTTAATCTCGGTCCAATTCGTGCCGAGCTGTATCCCCAAATACAAAAAGAAAATAGTCCATGGAATCATGGCAGCAACAGTATAAATTGTAAATCTCCATAAAGGCATCTTTCCGATCCCAGCAGGAATGGAAATGGCATGTCTCACAACCGGAATGAATCTCGCTGTAAAAATAACCCCGGCGCCATATTTTTCAAACCAGGCCTCTGATAGATCCAAATGATGTTTATTAATAAATAAAAACTTCCCGAACTTTTCAAGAAAGGGTCTTCCGCCATAATACCCCATCCAATAAAGGAAAACTTGTGCAAGCGTTCCGCCTATCACTCCGGCAACAACCGCTCCCGTAAACTTAATTTGCCCAAGAGAGATTAAATAGCCGCCATACCCCAGAACAATTTCACTTGGAATAACCTCAACCATTAAACCCAGAGCAATTCCGTAATAGCCTAAATCAGCCAGAACCTCTAAAAGTGAATAAATGAATTCCTTCATATTTGCTCCTCTGCTTTGTATTTTCTATAAAGAAAACAGCATGATCGCTCCTGTATTCTCGGGTTAGAATTTAAAGTCCGTTCGAATCATGCGGGCTTTACGAAGTGTGTCAAAGACAATGACAAGCGCCGGTCCTGCGAATAAACCGATAAATCCAAGGAGTTTAAACCCTATGAACAGGCTGATCAGCGCCGCTAAAGGTGTAATGCCCATACTGCTTGAAAAGATTTTAGGTTCAATGACCCTTCTGACCACAGTGATGACTAAAAAGAGGATCACCAGCCCAATTGATAAAGCTTGGTCATTTTGAAAAAATGCGTAGATTGCCCATGGAACGAGGAAAGATCCTGTTCCGAGAATCGGCAGAATATCCACAATGACAATCAGGAGAGACAAGACCACCGTGTAGGGAACTCCCAGGATGGAAAGACCTGCAAACGCCATCACGAAAGTCAGAGCACTTAAAAAAATCTGCGCTTTTACAAACCCAATACCTGCTTTATTTAATTCTTCCAGGACAAGAGTCAGTTTCTCTTTCGTTTTCTCGGTTAAACTGTCTGCAATCATCTTTTTTAATCGCGGAAGCTCAAGGCTGAATAAATATAAGGCGATTAGATAGATCAGGATTTCAAACATAAAACCAGGAAGGAAGGCGATAAAATCAAGCAAGCTGTTTAAAAAACCATTCACGCCTTCTTCAAATGATTTAAGTCCTGCTGTAAACGATTCCTCAAGTGATTGAACAACTCCTCTTGGAATGGTTTCCTGCACTTGTTCCCATTTCGTTAAAGTGGGCTGAATGATGCTTGCATAAACCTCTTTAATGATTTCAGGGAGACTCGATGCAAATGAAACAAATTGATCAAAGACAACTTTAACTGTAAAGTAGCCAATCATCCCCAGCAGTGCAACATAGGCTGTAAATGCGGCAAAAACGGCAAGACCGCGTCCAAATTTCAAGTGTTTTTGCAGCCTTTGCACAGCCCCTTCCAGTAAGAGCGCAGTAATTAATGCGAATAGAAGAGATAGGCTTAGCGGCAAAAGGATCATGACCACGACAATTAAAATACTGAGCAAAATCCATTTTTTCTTGTTCACCTTTTCGTTTCCCCTTTTAATATATATGCGTGTTCCTTTTATTATAATCTATTAAAAGGAAATCAAGTTATATACTAAAAAAAAAAGCAAGCCATAGTTTTAGCCTGCTTTTAAAATTAATTATCGAGAAGAAACTGTCTTTGCGGCGGCTTTTATCAATACAAACCAGCCTATTGCAAGGAAGACCGCCGATTCCAAACAAATAAGCAAAATACTGAATGGCCTGATCGCCTCCAAACTCAAAAACAAGTTTGATAAACTCGTCGCGGACAACTGGAATGAACAGAAGGACAGCAGCCAATCCAATCGCGGCATATCCCCCTATTAAACCAAAGCGGTAAAACAAACTGCCGAGCAAAAAGAAGCCGGACAATAAGAAAAAACAGATAGCGCCGTCAATAAAGAAATTGACTAGATACAGATTTTCATAACCAAGAATCTTTGCAAAGTAAAACATCTTCAGATCTGCTCGAACTATACTTGATTCTATTCCTTCAAGCACCATGATCAAAAGAGTATGCGCAGCCGCCATAAATATAGCAAGCAAAAGGAGAAAGAGACTCGTGGCTGCATAATAATTTTTTCTGGTTGACCCTATTTTGATGCTGAACGGATACGTTTCTTTTACAGTCAGAAACCCGGCAATGGCACTGAAAATATAAACCGCTATTCCGCTTGAGACCGTCAGATTCCCTCCAGTTGAAAGCTGAATGCCAAAGGAAAGAGCCATGCAGCTGATCAGGATGGTCCAGAAAATCGTGAGTGAATTTCGAATATCCAATACTTCAAACAGTAAGATTCCGCGACATTGTCTCATCATGCAGAAACCCCGCCTTTCGGTTTTGCTGTTAAATAAATCATTAAATCCTGAACCGGCACATGTTCAACCTGCAATCCAGCCTCATTAGCTTCCATGCGGTTTTCTCCGTACAGGACGGCCTGTTCCATACTTCCAAATGATTTGCGGTAAACCACATTTTTGTTTTTTATAAATTCTGAAACGGCGGCTGAAGATCCATTGACCACAAATGATTCCTCTCTTAGTTCATCTGTATTTTTCTGCATCAGCAGCCTGCCTTCAGATACAATCAGCACTTCTTCCAGCAGCCGGCTTATTTCGTCTATTAAATGAGTGGATAAAATAAATGTCCGCGGATATTCTTCGTACTCTTCCAAAAGCAAATCATAAAACTTACTTCTCGCTGCTGCATCAAGTCCGATATACGGCTCATCAAATATCGAAATCGGCGATCTGCTTGCAAGACCAACTGTTATGCCCAGCGCAGATTCCATTCCCTTTGATAAAGTTTTGATTTTCATATTTTCATTCAGAAAAAATCCTCAAGCAGTTTTTCAGCTGTTTCCCGGCTCCAATTTGGGTAAAAGTAATTTGCAATCTTAAGGATATCTTTTATCTTTAACCCTTTTTTAAAATTTTCGCTTTCATTGATCAAACAGATTGACTCCGTTATTTCTTGATTTTCAAAAGGCTTTTGGTTATTAATTAAGACTGATCCCCCAGTAGGCATAATCTGACCGGCAAGAATTTGCATCAATGTTGTTTTACCGGCTCCATTCCTGCCCAGCAGTCCGTAAATCTTATTTTCTTCAAGCTGCAGGGTGATGCCGTCAAGCGCTCTTTTTTCGCCATAAACCTTCGTTAATCCGCTAATGTTAACTTTCATTAAGGCCGCTCCCCTTTTCAAGCATTTCTTTTAAGTCGTTTACACTGATATTCAGTTTTGCCGCTTCAGATTTCAGCGGCAAAATAAATGCTTCATAAAATTGCTCTTTACGCTTTTGAAGCAGTTTCCCCTTTGCCCCTTCAGCTACAAACATTCCAATCCCTCTCTTCTTGAAAAGAATGCCTTTCTCCACTAATTGATTGATTCCCTTTGCCGCTGTTGCCGGATTAATTTGATAATGTGCCGCAAACTCATTTGTTGATGGAATTCTTTCTCCTTCCTGAACCATGCCATTGATGATGTCATTTTCTATCTGTTCCGCTATTTGCTGAAATATTGGCCTGTCGGTATCTAAAAATGGATTCATATGACCCCTCTTTCGGTTCACTTGTTAGTTGGTTAGTTACTTATGTAATCAACTATATACCATAATGTAAAACATTGTCAATGATAACATCCTTTTTTTAGAAAAAATGGGTCAGTTCTAAATAAAAAAGACGATCCCTTAACGGGATCGCCTGTTTTATTATATTTTCTCAAATGTAACCTTGACCACTTTTTTGGTTTTTTCATTATATTCAACTAAAACAAGCACTTGAAACGTTTTATTCTTTTCCTTCAGCGTAAGCTTGAACGTTTCGATTGAAGTTTCTGTTTTTCTCTTTTTTCCTACGTGCTGGTAGTCTGTGATTTGAGCACCAGGGTATTTTTCCATGGTCTTGCGCATAGCAACTCTTCCGTACTCTTCATAAGAAAGAACTTTAGTTTCTGCATGAGCAT
Proteins encoded in this region:
- a CDS encoding class I SAM-dependent methyltransferase, with protein sequence MFSSYSKLATEVYDIDKPVGHSFGDIEYYRERLSDVKGRILEPGAGSGRIYIPLLQDGLKIEGIDQSPDMLESCRKRCEERGLSPVLKEMGMSEMKLPRTFEAIIIPAGTFLLIEDRKQSILALKNFYDHLAAGGRLILDLYLQPDTALNEVKTKTWVTPEHNVITMESKRVEVNYLEQYSVSYLKYEKWQDGKLIDTELQRFAMRWYGVREFKLVLERLGFTDIVISADYTYGKEPVHAEQTITFEARKPESTYS
- a CDS encoding DedA family protein, with the translated sequence MKEFIYSLLEVLADLGYYGIALGLMVEVIPSEIVLGYGGYLISLGQIKFTGAVVAGVIGGTLAQVFLYWMGYYGGRPFLEKFGKFLFINKHHLDLSEAWFEKYGAGVIFTARFIPVVRHAISIPAGIGKMPLWRFTIYTVAAMIPWTIFFLYLGIQLGTNWTEIKYAAEPYIIPIVIIMALAGIGYYLVKRNDPRTKKI
- the ytvI gene encoding sporulation integral membrane protein YtvI, yielding MNKKKWILLSILIVVVMILLPLSLSLLFALITALLLEGAVQRLQKHLKFGRGLAVFAAFTAYVALLGMIGYFTVKVVFDQFVSFASSLPEIIKEVYASIIQPTLTKWEQVQETIPRGVVQSLEESFTAGLKSFEEGVNGFLNSLLDFIAFLPGFMFEILIYLIALYLFSLELPRLKKMIADSLTEKTKEKLTLVLEELNKAGIGFVKAQIFLSALTFVMAFAGLSILGVPYTVVLSLLIVIVDILPILGTGSFLVPWAIYAFFQNDQALSIGLVILFLVITVVRRVIEPKIFSSSMGITPLAALISLFIGFKLLGFIGLFAGPALVIVFDTLRKARMIRTDFKF
- a CDS encoding ATP-binding cassette domain-containing protein; the protein is MKVNISGLTKVYGEKRALDGITLQLEENKIYGLLGRNGAGKTTLMQILAGQIMPTGGSVLINNQKPFENQEITESICLINESENFKKGLKIKDILKIANYFYPNWSRETAEKLLEDFF
- a CDS encoding GntR family transcriptional regulator yields the protein MNPFLDTDRPIFQQIAEQIENDIINGMVQEGERIPSTNEFAAHYQINPATAAKGINQLVEKGILFKKRGIGMFVAEGAKGKLLQKRKEQFYEAFILPLKSEAAKLNISVNDLKEMLEKGSGLNES
- a CDS encoding DUF3889 domain-containing protein; its protein translation is MKLKTAIFANTAKKKEGIVKMKSWLNILLIFCLAGSTTAFSVHAHAETKVLSYEEYGRVAMRKTMEKYPGAQITDYQHVGKKRKTETSIETFKLTLKEKNKTFQVLVLVEYNEKTKKVVKVTFEKI